The genomic segment TGTACCAAAATAattgtcatttataaatataaaaattttgaaaaacataGACTAGAAGTAAACAGAAATTTATGGCTTAATTGGCCATGAGACACACTAGACATAGGACAAAGTGCAAATGACAAAACGTGACATTTTCCATCTAGCATGCCATAAATATATAACTTCAACCCTGACCTATTTTTATGAGCATTATGATGGCatccaataaaacattttatttttgtttgtgcatttttgtttttcctttgaggTGCATTTTATCCAAATCATCAATATAATCAAAGTATAACCCTGGAAAGGGCATAGCAGTCCTCATCCGCACACATTTCTGGTTAGGAGACGTCACATGTGAGGCTTGGTGTTGGTTTATACTGTTGATAAAAGCAGTAGTACCTGTCCTCTGCTGTCAGGAAATAAAGGGAATCTTAACAGAAATCTTGATTGGTGTCCATAATTATGTGTAGCTTCCGTGGTGGGTGACAGCCGTTAGTTGTATTGTAAGATAGAGGTATGTGTttcagtaaacacacacacactcccccTTGACTCTGAAGCTGTCGAGCCACATGCTCTTGTTGGTTAGACTCATATTTACATGCATGACAAAGCAGCCATGTACCTCCACCTTTTCCAACAACACTGTATTCTTTTAGATGGTTGACACAGGTGAACTTGTGGCCCATATAACATTGTCCCCATTTTATCAGATTGGCCTACTCTGTATTATAATGTGGATCAGTGGATCATGGGACATGACATTACACAAACATGCACTTCTCATTCACTGAAACCCATTTGGAGAACAGAGAGTTTAACCTTAGACTTCAGGGGAAATATTTAACAAGTATCATTAGTTTTGGTCATTAATTGTGAAATGAATTACTACGAGGGGAGGATTTCCCCAAACAGTTTTtcaacataaaagaaaaaatgcactAAACATTAACAGCCATTGAAGtaacatattattatttatataaaaaaatcatattagCTATATAAAACTGCTGGAGGTGAGGAGCCTGCTAACTGCAgaatttacaattaaatttttaatgattgttataaatacattaattcaataaacatacactctaaaaatgctgggttaaaaactagggatgcaccgatcagCCTTTTTCGCTTCCGATACCTGGGattcagtatcggccgataccgatccgatattcaagtaataataaaaaaaagtgctgaATTACCTAGTAAACTGTATGCCTCACTGTGTGGAAGAAACTGGGATCATTCTTTTGTGCAAGGTATCAGGCTTGACTTAAATATTACTTTCCTAAcgttgtaaaacaaaataacaaacagacacaaatgtagtgaattatttattaaataattgtgcatcagtgcatcaactgtaaataaaccaatagCTTCACTAGCTCGGTCGgtagacattcaaaataaacaggagTCCAGCTGATTCCTTCATCCACGACTcatggcttgtttttcatgaatgtttgagtcatacatgacataaactaaatatatttatatataaatataggctatacaataaaattaaaagacatttcttttaaatttatagcggagttttttttttttaatgaggcagcaacatatgatatataggacagaacaaaaaatgctattaacaatctttcattgcgcaaaagtattataatataaacggctcccatacagagcggcacaaagcgcttatgcgcattccgtgtgcagaatgatgcgcttgaagcatCATGGAGTCACAGCGCGCAGCGGCAGCGCTCCGCATTGAAAggttcaaagcacaaagtgaagaCATACTGATGCGTATTGTATGACCGGTATCGTTGTCTACAAatgaagtataataatagaaacattgaTTCGTCTTGGAGAGAGTTGCATTGTGTTGACTGTCGTAACCGAACGCAACACGCAGTCTAAATGCTGAAAagagaatgactgacagccgtAGCGGAGGGAGGCATTCacgtgaactttaatttaacgacttaaatatttatctatacctcaaattaaactatggaatggcttcagaacacttggaatatagtgtacggaaactttatggtgctttttaatgtttttgtgccttttgtggagcttaacaataacacagaatagTACACGCACAATATCGGATTTGGATCGGTCCCATCCGGCCGATACCCGATCTggcaaaaatggcagtatcggAGCCGATACACGATCTGAAtatcggatcggtgcatccctattaaaaacaacccaagttgggttaaaaatggacaaacccagcaattgggttgttttaacccagcgaatgggctgttttaactcagcagttgggtagttttatttaactcaactattgtttaaaaattactgtaggCGTATAGCTTACTTAAAGCTgcttgcctctttgtcgccatctcagtttgaaacctgcaattgcagttgtttgcggaATTATTATCTTTACGTGCGTTGaccggcacggctcctcagcgcagatGAATATAATTTTGCTGTCAATCACCACAAAGGTGTGGATACtacagagccccgcacatgacatgcaagaaaaaaaaattaattgtgcgcacgatttactatttcgttccctcgatttactaaatcgtgtgcacgatttactatttcgttccctcgatttataaatcatgcgcatgaatcgagggaacgaaaatagtaaatcgtgcgcacgttttagtaaatcaagggaacgaattagtaaatcgtgcacacgatttagcctactatttttttcctgcatgtcatgtccggggctccgtaggatactgtacttcggaatgtcatctgaacaagtaagtaacatgtctgccacttttgttttgACCAACTGAGGGGGgaaaaagcattacagtaaatcgctctgccaatggtgattaaatctaatgatcgcttagctcatatcacgtcaaaccgtgcaaattattattattgttatactttgttctcaaattgttaatgttaacaacatcagcattgcatgtaatttctgtacagtctaatctctatcagtaatttgtcataccatacaatccgccatcaaaatgataagtttttTATTGCACCTGCtatgagaaaaggctataaatgatccacctcacaggtgatatagcctactagctagGACTTTATTATATTACAGATTACTTTAATGTATTACAGACGTGACGCAAAGACAAACAgcgacatgctcgaatttcctgcgaaaacctaccagtaccactcgaattataaaacattattacaagcttaccgtcgtgaatcaggctaaggtaagaagatatttttgaacactggctggttacgtacatgctcaaaaattgattttggataaattttaaccaaaaaaaggtacggacagcagctttaaaatgaacccaaagtatgtttgGAAATTTTCAactcaacttgggttgtttttttaactcagcattttttaggGTGTAGCTTTTTATTGCCATTTTTAGACTACACTGAGATGTAGGTCCAGGTAACTACATCTTATCACATTATTCAATATCATTATAGTAAAGAGAGGGCAAATACTGTctgatgtttttaaaagaaatagaaTTAATATTTGTACAAACAAACCACATTGATCCACAATAACAGATGAGAATTTAAAACATCTAGGGGTGGTTTCAGTTGAGTGAACACTGAAATAAGAACATTCCACAACAAATAGTtctgatttattttgttttgccttATAAGGAGTTGATGTATTTTATCGACTTATTTAAAGTCAGTTATAGAGTAAGAACTGCCTTTATTTAGTCCCATCAGTGTTTCACAGGTAATTGGGCAAGCATTGTTGTGTGATCATGTGAGACCTTCAGAGAAGTATCGGCCATGCATTCTCCACATTCCTGCGGAATGAGATGCAGAGGAATGACAAGCGTCTGAAAGAGGAGGACTTGATATTGACTATTGGGGATTAGGTTATAGGAACTAGGAACAGATTACCATCAGTTTGGCTCACTCTAGGTACTTTGTTGTCATTGTCTGTTTACATGTAGAGGTTGAATCGCATTATAGAATGAATAGATAAAGAGCACATCACTGTATTGATTATTCTTTTAGAGATGTTTGTGATTGTTTTATGGGGCAAAATGTATTGGATTATCTCATCCCATATTTCTTTTCTAAGCAAAATTATGTGTATtctcagaataaacatgaatttaatCAGTCATTTGCCATAGACTGatatttgtgtttgtgctaCTCTATAACCAGTATAAGAGAGTCAGCATTCACAAGAATTCTTGACAATTCCAAACATCTTATAATGCCATAAAAGCAGATGCAAGCAAACAACTTCATTTTATGATGCATTATCAATTTTTCCATCTCTTCCCTATAACAGTGCAGAAAATACTAGAGTGGCAAATTACTGTAAATGATACCTCATCATACCTCTGTTTATCTACTGCTAACCAGTTAAGAACTCATGAGAAAGAATTTTAAAGACAAGACGACTCAAATAAAGAAGCTTAATTAATGAATATGATTATCTTAGCAATGTGTTCATATAATAATGATACAAAAcctcaaacaaaaaaatgagactATATTAGGCTAGACCTAGATGACCATTCATGTTTTAGCTTTTGCTAAGGCTACAATGTTTGCTTTGGCACTATTATTGTGGCTTTCTTGTGTGCACATTGACTGGAATAACATGTAAAGCTAGCTACTAACTATATCTTCATACATTCTAGTGAGCAGCCCATGTTTTTGACAACTTTAGACAACTTTCTGAAGGCATGTTTGCTGATTATAGTCTTGTGTGAGAAGCTAAAATGCTAATTTAAGAGTGTCTGCTTTAAATGTTCAAGTAAGTGATTGGGGAGGACTGATCGACAGAGAGGGAAAAAAGAGGATGGGCAGATGAAGAGAATGGAAATGTTATTCTATGAATATGCTTTCCTTCATcccatccctcctcctcccccatCTCTGGCACTCCCTCAAGGCCATGTTATTGTTCCTGCCTATCAGTGTCATTACCATAGCTAGTGCTGAAAGAGAGTGGTTAAATTGAAGCAGGTGAGAGTGGACACGAGACACCGAGAAGGAGCGCGGCAGGCACCGGCAACCCACCTGCGTTCTGCTCCACTTTTAACAGACTCCTAAGAGGAGGACATTGCATTATCAAGAGGATTGCTGACAGCTCCAGAGCTGATAATGCATTTGTGTCCTTAGGGAGGCAAAGTGATGAGAAGATAAAAGAGGAATCACTGGAACAGGGATAACACTAGAGCTCAAGTTATCAGAACAGGTAAGAACATGTGCGATGTTTGTCAGCCACATGTGGCGGTGCTTCAGCTATAGACAGGAGCAGCCATTTGGAAATGGAAGTGAACTGAAGAAAAACTGGATTGGTTACTCAATACCCAAAGGGACGTTAACTTTAACTGTCTATTGTGTGATTCTAATCTCTGGAGAGATTAGGCTGAATAATGACTGGAGAATAATATAGAAATGTAATATCTGAAAGCAAACTCCAGATCTGATAGAGAATAAAGTATGGCTAgtatttcaatttttaaaagttttagaggAAGttggattgaaaaaaaaatagggtGCACGACTAAAGTTCATTAACTGGTAGGCAAAGTGGTGATCTCAAACTGTTATCAAAGGTCTGATAaaagttttacagtgtacagtgcATGCATAACAATAcactaaaaaatatttgataGCCTAATTATAAAATCAGACAATATATGCAtgagattaaaaattaaaaagaagatataataaaaaatgtacatgaaAAAATCAAATTGTTTTAAACACTAGAAGTGAATTTAAGCAtcacaattattaaattattagcatttttaacTTGAAATTATTGTTTGATGGCAAAGGCAAACGTACAAATAGGGGAAATGCGCatgaacaattaaatatccGATATAGACAAATACAtatagggatgcacgatatatcgaccaccatatcggtatcagacgatatatgttaatttttaatgtcatCGTTATCGgcccaattaaaaaaaaaatttggccgatatattaaaggcgataaataatggattatttccttcagcagAGACAGTTCAGATGCACACcgttcaccatgatggttttgaattgttttaaatatgattgGACAGCATGTGCAGCGCAAGTCAGtcataggctacataaaattataatgagaacattataattgtgtgcatgtgtgtagtTCTTAATAATGAAACTTTTGtctttgtaatcaggctctcaaaaattatataaaaattttgatttagatttatcggaaaatatatcggttatcggcttttaaatataaagtaatatcggtatcgggcaaaattttcatatcggtgcattcCTCAAAAAAATCTCTAATATTGTTTGATAACTGATATGGTATCAATATAgtttgaatgtaaaaaaaaaatgtatttgagaTTTGGAATTATCAGGGTTTGTTTCCAGTTTTGCTGTAAAAACATAAAGACATGCACAAAAGACGTTGACAAACTGACAGAATGCTAATGAAgctgtttatatgtaaatgaaatcAGGAAAACCAAAATCTCTGTCAATAGGGGTTCACTTACAGTAAACAGTTTATGACCTTTCCCTGATAAAAGGACATAATCTGTGCATTAGCTTGCAAAGTTAACTAACTGCAGTTTTGTCCTCGGGCTTCAACCTAGACTTAAAATCGAATTAGTGGAGCTACTTTCAAACCCCTCCTTATCTTCCCTAATGGCTCGTGTTATCAAACAGAGGGTCTGCAGATGTGAGGGTGTCATATGGAAGTTCAAGCATCAGGGCACGCTGCACACGGAGAAGGAGAATCGGGTCAAGAACATTGTCAACCCTTACTGTGTTTTGCCTGGGGAATAATGGAGGCGGTTGAGTTAATGAATAACGATGAACTCGTGCACTAATGATGGTCAAACAGTTATATGTTGAAGTGTAGATCGTAAAAGAAGATAGAGAGAAAGGACTGGGACTGCAGGTGCTCTCGAGGCCGGGTTTTACACAGTGCTGAGAGACTGGCTGCCTGGGCACCAGCCTGTTCTCCAGGAATGCCAAAGCCAGAGCAATATAATGGAGAACAAACAGGAGCATTGTGCAGTGCAGGGATGGagaaagaaacacacacacacacatgcacgagATGCCCTGAAGGGCTTGTGAACAGGCCATCTGCTCTCAACCAAACCCCTGCCTGAACCTGTGCAGGAACAAAACCACTTAAAAGAGAGTCTGGATTAGATGCACATATTATTTTAGTACTCAGGGTGAGCTCTGAGAAATACTTTGGTGTATTATACAATGTAGTGAGCTGTAGAGTCACCTTGTTGATAAAATTCTTCTTGTCTCCAAATGCCAAGACCAGTGGAGCGATGACTTTTAGAGAGCCTTAGTGCGCTGAAAGAGTTTCTGAAGGACAGTGGTGCTGACGCTGGCAGAAACAAGGACAACAAAGCAGTCTGTGTCTTACCAACGTTGTAAGCATGGGTGTTTCACGTGTTCTTGACCTTTTCTAAACTTCTGTACACCCTTAAAAATAGATTATAATTAGAACATTTTTGCAGCTTAATGCCCCAGAACCTTATACATTTTTGATTCTTCAGAAAACTAAGAacttttgtaataaaataaaaaaacctaaTATAGcgacaaaatatttttgataaaaatatgGGTCTTGTAAGATTTTGGTCAAAGACTATAGACGCATCACACGTAtcgttttgaatgggagaaagtgcaacgcgcaatatggcggaataagtcccgccttctaaagagagccaatcgccaattggcaaagtcattgcgtcactgcagcggccgttagaagctccggttcctatagaaacagtcagacgcgcgcctccgaaatgagacacaagagacgcgcatctaggactgcgcatgcgcattagcttgatccagcctgaaaaataccattttttttggcatgattcaagcgtttagaaacaaaatttatgagactgttgttgtcagattttattggtgatttcaaatatgaaatttgatgtttccccattcaaagaaataggagctgcacttgaatgcccgagaggcgtttcaaagatggccgccgagtgaaattacttgtcttaaagggactttgatatgGTTCTTTGCTGATCATAAAGACCTGCAAAGAGCCAttaaaagaatgtttttaaGAACTTTTTATTGTATACAATACTGATctgtaaaaaaatttttatataagtTCAAAAAAACCCAATTAAAAggaagaaccactgaagaaccTCTATTTTGTGAGCATATATAGTCTAAAACAAGGTAATTTAGGTGGGCAAATGTATTTGTAACAGTGTATGCACAGTAACAAGCTATTGAGTAGAATTTTACTTTGTAGAACTGATGACCAACTCAAAGTCACAGTTAATTCGGTTAAAGGGCAAAGAGTCAGACAAAAGCATGTTGGCTTGTTCTGTGTGCCCTTTCTGTTTGCAGTCATGTCCATACAAATGCGTATTCTCAGTGTTATCCATACACAAACATTCATAAATCACCTGATGGTAAATATTTACTTCATAAGCTGTGCCCTAGTTCTGCTCTTAAGCCTATAAAATGAACCTAGAGGTGACTTTTAGATGTTTGTCTTGTTTGTTCTAGTGAATCTGCATAAGGAAGCGAGTGGAAGACCATAATCCTGTGAGATGGAGCCGAGCCCAGTGGTGTGGCACACCCAGGGGGTCCTGCTGGAAACTGACCTGGAGAAGGTGAGCTCTCATCCCGAGTGTTCCATCTGCTTCAACACCTACGACAATGTCTTCAAGACGCCAAAACAATTGGACTGCACACATACTTTCTGCCTTGAGTGCCTTTCCCGCATCATGGCTACCTCCATGGACCCTCAAGACCCTAAAATCTCTTGCCCCTTCTGCCGCCACCCCACTACCATCCCAAAAAAGGGGCCTCCAGCGTTGACCACCAGCCAGGAGGTGCTGTGTCGCCTGCCAGTCCACCAGCAGCAGGAACAGCCTGTATGGATGGACGGAGAGAGGCTGTGCTACCAGCGACCAATAGACATGCCAGGCCTGCCAGCGTTCTGCATCTGCATTGATATTGGGGCCAGTGGGCAAAGTGGAGTATCTTCTTCCCAAACTCGACCGCGACTTGGGCTTCTGGAACGGTTGATGGACTGGAAGCGTTTGCTGCTCTTTATATTCCTCATGGTGTTGCTGTTGGGGATTGTTTTGTGGCCCCTGCAGTGCATTGTCACGACTGGCTCCATGCGTTGTTCATCCCAAAACCTGCAGATGCCTACTACTACAGCTTCTACTACCACACTCTCATCAGTAATACATAAGTGAGATTGACGTCTAGATTTATGTCGGACTTGCAAAACCAGGTTGTCCGTTTAGTCCGTTTACATCCATAAGTCCTTGTCAAGCCTGTTGGGTGCTGAAGGAGTTACAGCAAACAGCAAGGCTGCAGTAAAGACTGAAGAACTGCATTGGTATCTTTATTATATCTTACAGAATATGTGAATGAGTGTCAAAGCCAAGTCAGTGCACAACAAAATTGATTGATGGTTAAATGTCTGCCTACAttgatcacattttttttaaaaaacagcagcaaaaacaaaaaaaattaagcaaatGTTTAGTAACAAAGTAAAAGTGTGGTCACATTAACGAAAAACAAGGACAAGATGATACATGGAGCACCACTCACACAGAAGtaactttcaaaccaagcagatTTCTGTTGGTCAACTCAACCGGGGCGAATTAGTGTAACCAACATGAACACAAGTGaaatctgcatggggaaatCTTTCGCCGTTGCACAAAACTCCCAATCGCATGGATTTcttttgaaatgactggattttgcccACAAAACTTCAataagtgacagtaaatgtgAACTTAATCCTAAGAAAACAGAATATTTTCtacatttgtacatttgtttatatattttatttgattgtatTCCATTCCATGacatgtattttgtttaaaaaataaaaaataacttccTGAAAACGGCACAAGGAAGTTCAAGGAATGGGGTCAGCGAatgtttttcaattttaataggTACAATATTCATGATATCATTGATAACACTGACAAAAGAAAGGAAAAGCAAACAGATTCACATGGCTCTAATTTATCACTTCCTTCTCTGGGGCGGTTAAACGAACACGCCTCAAAAAATAACCGTCTGAAACCTAAGCCCTCCAGCGACGTGTCCTGTTGACACACTCACACCCATGCCCACGTAAACTACTCCACCGTGTGTGTTTTGTAGGGATGAATTATTAGCTTCCTACACCTAGGTGtttttatgagaaaatgaatgtcaagttGATTATTATTAAACCCTAAAGAGACAAGGAAACTATAAAGAAGTACGGAAATAATATATGGGTCAGCAACTGTTTGTTTGACGCAAGGTGAAATGAGTCAAAGACAATTAGTTGAAAGTTCCCAGTGTATGCTTTATTATTCAATATCTAATCCTGAATTCTCATTTGAGACGCAAGTCATTACATCAGCTGTATTTTCCAGGGCAGAAGGCATTTTAGGCTTAACCAGTGCAAGAGGGAACACAGTCTTTACCACACAAGGACAGTCAGCACAAGACGATTCAGATCAAACCTATTGATCACCAACTGAGATTAAAAACACCCACCAACATAGTATTCAAGTAAATTTAAAGAGAAGACTTCAAAATTATGATAAAGCGAGCAGATAGTTTTATAACTGTTGAtgttttgtataataataataataaatgttaacaaATCATACTAAAACAATATGCTAAACAGCTGTGAATATTTCCATCACTGTATTAACAAACAAgtgaaatgtataatttacaacaAATCAATAActgaccaaaaaaagaaaagatctaTAACGCAAAACACTACACTGATGTCAAATCGACagataagacaaaaaaaaaatatatattcattatatataacTCAGAACAAAAGGACATTCTGGC from the Ctenopharyngodon idella isolate HZGC_01 chromosome 22, HZGC01, whole genome shotgun sequence genome contains:
- the LOC127504688 gene encoding RING finger protein 223, with protein sequence MEPSPVVWHTQGVLLETDLEKVSSHPECSICFNTYDNVFKTPKQLDCTHTFCLECLSRIMATSMDPQDPKISCPFCRHPTTIPKKGPPALTTSQEVLCRLPVHQQQEQPVWMDGERLCYQRPIDMPGLPAFCICIDIGASGQSGVSSSQTRPRLGLLERLMDWKRLLLFIFLMVLLLGIVLWPLQCIVTTGSMRCSSQNLQMPTTTASTTTLSSVIHK